One segment of Pleomorphomonas sp. PLEO DNA contains the following:
- a CDS encoding CoA pyrophosphatase gives MIAEEVGPTEIIARAGRMRPLSTAGALRDSGEGRVAASLAASTEPLRDAAVLIGLVGRQDASGLDLIMIRRTEGLRVHSGEVALPGGKIEPEDASPVEAALREAEEEVGLHPSAVQPVGLLAPYPTPSGFRVFPVIGLVDGAPALVANPGEVAEVFSVPLDFVLDPGNHREEFSEHASGRRHYFSLQYGRHRIWGVTGNILRRFYEEVFR, from the coding sequence GTGATCGCTGAGGAAGTGGGACCGACCGAAATCATCGCCAGAGCCGGCCGGATGCGGCCACTGTCGACCGCCGGCGCCTTGCGCGATTCCGGAGAGGGGCGAGTGGCAGCCAGCCTCGCGGCATCCACCGAACCACTGCGTGACGCGGCCGTGCTGATCGGCCTTGTTGGGCGGCAGGATGCCAGCGGCCTCGATCTTATCATGATCCGACGCACCGAGGGCCTTCGCGTCCATTCCGGCGAGGTGGCGCTTCCCGGCGGCAAGATCGAACCGGAGGATGCTTCGCCGGTCGAGGCGGCCTTGCGCGAGGCGGAAGAGGAGGTCGGTCTGCATCCCTCGGCGGTTCAACCGGTGGGCCTGCTCGCGCCCTATCCGACGCCGTCCGGCTTTCGGGTCTTCCCGGTGATCGGTCTTGTCGACGGCGCGCCGGCTCTGGTTGCCAACCCCGGTGAGGTGGCCGAGGTGTTCTCGGTGCCGCTCGATTTCGTGCTCGATCCCGGCAATCATCGCGAGGAATTCTCCGAGCACGCGAGCGGCCGCCGCCACTATTTCTCACTGCAATATGGCCGGCACCGCATCTGGGGCGTCACTGGCAATATTCTGCGCCGCTTTTATGAGGAAGTGTTTCGATGA
- a CDS encoding CCA tRNA nucleotidyltransferase yields the protein MILPASITGAPFLADPAFQRVIMAIEQDGDRARVVGGAVRNTLIGVPVDDVDIATTAPPEVVAARVAAAGLKAVPTGIAHGTVTVVSSGRPFEVTTLRADVETDGRHAVVAFTRDWVGDARRRDFTMNAVYADADGALFDPVDGIADALAGHVRFIGDPAERIKEDYLRILRFFRFQARYGRDTLDPAGLAAAVALQEGIDRLSRERIGAEMRKLVTADGVVPALALMDETGILARILPGGGAVARLSVLIDLSIRHGLPIDLETRLAALAVDRQALAEALRLSRREDKRIGAIVLWADTLATRMDEAAVRLAVFRAGNEVASAALLLAVARAGHDLDIDLLLLARDLQLPKSPVTAAGLIAEGYVPGPALGAELRRREAAWIAAGCPTEPSVGN from the coding sequence ATGATCCTGCCCGCCTCGATCACAGGCGCGCCTTTTCTCGCCGATCCGGCTTTCCAGCGGGTGATCATGGCGATCGAGCAGGACGGCGATCGGGCGCGTGTGGTCGGCGGCGCGGTGCGCAACACGCTGATCGGTGTCCCCGTCGATGACGTCGATATCGCGACGACGGCGCCACCCGAAGTGGTTGCCGCCCGAGTGGCGGCCGCCGGCCTCAAAGCGGTGCCGACCGGGATCGCCCATGGCACGGTGACGGTCGTTTCCTCCGGACGGCCGTTTGAAGTGACGACGCTCCGGGCCGACGTCGAGACCGACGGCCGGCATGCCGTTGTTGCTTTCACCCGCGACTGGGTCGGGGATGCCCGGCGGCGCGACTTCACCATGAACGCCGTCTACGCCGATGCCGATGGCGCATTATTCGATCCGGTCGACGGCATTGCCGACGCGCTTGCCGGCCATGTCCGCTTCATCGGCGACCCCGCCGAACGAATCAAAGAGGACTATCTCCGCATCCTGCGCTTTTTTCGCTTCCAGGCCCGCTATGGCCGCGACACGCTCGATCCGGCGGGGCTTGCGGCGGCGGTTGCTCTACAAGAGGGAATCGACCGGCTGTCGCGCGAACGGATCGGCGCGGAGATGCGCAAGCTGGTGACGGCGGATGGGGTGGTGCCCGCACTCGCGTTGATGGACGAGACGGGGATCCTGGCTCGTATTCTTCCGGGCGGCGGTGCCGTGGCGCGTTTGTCTGTCCTGATCGATCTGTCGATTCGACATGGTCTGCCAATCGATCTTGAAACACGACTTGCCGCGCTTGCCGTTGATCGGCAGGCGCTTGCCGAGGCGTTGCGCCTGTCACGCCGGGAGGACAAGCGGATCGGGGCGATCGTCCTGTGGGCCGACACGCTCGCCACCCGGATGGACGAGGCGGCCGTCCGCCTTGCCGTGTTTCGGGCCGGCAACGAAGTGGCGTCCGCCGCCTTGCTCCTTGCGGTGGCGCGGGCAGGGCATGATCTCGACATTGATCTTCTTTTACTTGCGCGCGACCTTCAGCTCCCCAAATCGCCGGTAACCGCGGCCGGTTTGATCGCCGAAGGCTATGTCCCGGGACCGGCGCTCGGTGCCGAATTACGGCGCCGCGAGGCGGCCTGGATCGCTGCCGGCTGTCCCACAGAGCCAAGCGTCGGCAATTGA
- a CDS encoding DUF4159 domain-containing protein, which yields MSGLSFVAPLALIGLLALPAIWWLLKATPPRPVTRLFPPLALIVRPKRDEETPIRTPWWLIALRLLIAGLIVLAVAGPILQPSERIVQGEGPLWLVVDNGASAAPDWPERRATAAAILTEAGDTGRPVLLVATADGPDGIGAQTTAAEAVRRLNALSPRATLPDRVPLLPALARLAAETPPGEIIALPEPGDNGTAHDFLSGLARLSPTAPVTLAVSGRPAPVAIDGVEQDGAAVTIHLRRPVAGTQAEGSLRLLDRKGRLLDERPFTLAAGDAQADVRFELPLEIRNDIARAEVTNGNSALGVHLLDDRWRRRSVAIVTATSSDAARPLIAPEYFLEKALAPFAEVTVTGQGALSDAFKAAIEARPAAILVADAGRFSAGEAALARAFMEKGGVLVRFAGPRLAASDETQVPTPLRRGDRALGGSLSWSKPQALGSFSENSPYAGLAVPGDVTVNRQVLAEPGVDLADRTWASLSDGTPLVTAARTGAGWLVLFHVTADTRWSNLPISGAFVEMLRRTVALGSAAGNARDVGGNAMLPPLSLLDGYGRPMAPSAGVTGIREADIATIRPSRSTPPGLYGSDDGFRALNPLRPDMAYLPSDLSNLPGSIHRTGLVTEAATDLSPFGFGLAFLLLIADGLAVTALAGGFRRRRSATAAMVIGIGLALLLMPPVARAADDARLLEALSATRLAYVETGIADIDETSRAGLSTLSRFIANHSSLEPGEPMAVDPEHDELSVFPLIYWPIDAAAQMPSAAAMTHVEAFMKDGGTVLFDSRDDADFSAASPNTARLRDMLATIDVPPLEPVPSDHVLTKSFYLLGAFVGRTEGSPLWVEAPDNEGSEDTGEGRPVRAADGVSPLLITGNDLAGAWAADEGGAFLHPLVPGSPRQREFAFRAGLNIVMYVLTGSYKADQVHVPALLERLGQ from the coding sequence ATGAGCGGTCTTTCCTTCGTCGCGCCGCTGGCTCTCATCGGCCTTTTGGCACTGCCGGCTATCTGGTGGCTCCTGAAAGCAACGCCGCCACGTCCGGTGACGCGCCTTTTTCCGCCGCTCGCCCTGATCGTCCGCCCCAAGCGGGACGAAGAGACGCCGATCCGCACACCTTGGTGGCTGATCGCCTTGCGGCTTCTGATCGCCGGCCTGATCGTTCTGGCGGTGGCCGGGCCGATTCTTCAGCCGTCCGAGCGGATCGTCCAGGGGGAAGGACCGCTGTGGCTCGTCGTCGATAACGGCGCCAGCGCCGCCCCCGACTGGCCGGAGCGCCGCGCCACCGCCGCCGCCATTCTGACGGAGGCCGGCGACACTGGACGGCCGGTGCTGCTGGTCGCCACCGCCGACGGGCCGGACGGCATTGGCGCGCAAACGACGGCCGCCGAGGCGGTCCGGCGTCTCAATGCCCTCAGCCCACGCGCTACCCTACCCGATCGGGTTCCGCTTCTGCCCGCCCTGGCGCGCCTGGCTGCGGAGACACCACCGGGCGAGATCATCGCCCTGCCGGAGCCCGGCGACAACGGCACGGCCCATGATTTCCTCTCCGGCCTCGCTCGGCTTTCCCCGACGGCGCCTGTGACGCTCGCCGTCTCGGGCCGACCGGCGCCCGTGGCGATTGATGGTGTCGAGCAGGACGGCGCCGCCGTTACCATCCATCTGCGACGACCGGTGGCCGGCACACAGGCAGAGGGCAGTCTCCGCCTCCTCGACCGCAAGGGAAGGCTCCTCGACGAACGTCCCTTCACCTTGGCGGCCGGCGACGCCCAAGCCGACGTTCGTTTCGAGCTGCCGCTCGAGATCCGCAATGACATCGCCCGCGCCGAAGTGACGAACGGTAACTCGGCACTCGGCGTTCACCTGCTCGATGACCGCTGGCGCCGTCGGTCGGTCGCCATCGTCACAGCGACCAGCAGTGACGCGGCGCGGCCGCTGATTGCGCCCGAATATTTCCTGGAAAAAGCGCTCGCTCCCTTTGCCGAGGTGACGGTCACCGGCCAGGGTGCGCTCTCGGACGCATTCAAGGCGGCGATCGAAGCGCGGCCGGCAGCTATTCTTGTTGCCGATGCCGGCCGCTTCAGCGCCGGCGAAGCGGCGCTCGCCCGTGCCTTCATGGAGAAAGGCGGCGTGCTCGTCCGATTTGCCGGGCCTCGACTTGCCGCCTCGGACGAGACCCAAGTGCCGACCCCGCTCCGGCGTGGCGACCGTGCCCTCGGAGGCTCGCTCTCATGGAGCAAGCCGCAAGCACTTGGCAGTTTCTCGGAAAACAGCCCCTACGCCGGTCTTGCTGTTCCCGGTGATGTGACGGTCAACCGACAGGTGTTGGCTGAACCCGGCGTCGACCTTGCCGACCGGACATGGGCCAGCCTGTCCGACGGCACGCCACTGGTCACCGCTGCCCGCACTGGCGCCGGTTGGCTGGTGCTGTTTCACGTCACAGCCGACACCCGCTGGTCCAACCTTCCCATCTCCGGAGCCTTCGTTGAGATGCTGCGCCGAACCGTCGCTCTCGGCTCCGCCGCCGGGAACGCGCGCGATGTCGGCGGCAACGCGATGTTGCCCCCGCTCTCGCTTCTCGACGGCTATGGTCGCCCGATGGCACCATCGGCTGGCGTTACTGGCATCCGTGAGGCGGATATCGCGACAATCAGGCCCTCACGCTCCACGCCCCCGGGTCTTTATGGCAGCGATGATGGTTTCCGCGCGCTCAATCCGCTGAGGCCGGACATGGCCTACCTGCCGTCCGACCTTTCCAATCTGCCGGGCAGCATCCATCGCACCGGTCTCGTCACCGAGGCGGCGACCGACCTGTCGCCCTTCGGCTTTGGCCTCGCCTTCCTGCTGCTCATCGCCGATGGCCTTGCCGTCACAGCGCTGGCTGGCGGGTTCAGACGGCGCCGGTCCGCCACGGCCGCCATGGTGATTGGCATTGGCCTCGCCCTCTTGTTGATGCCGCCCGTCGCCCGCGCCGCCGACGACGCGCGCCTTCTGGAAGCGCTGTCCGCCACACGACTCGCCTATGTCGAAACCGGCATCGCCGACATAGACGAAACCAGCCGCGCCGGCCTGTCGACACTTTCCCGCTTCATCGCCAATCACTCGTCGCTGGAGCCGGGCGAACCGATGGCCGTCGATCCGGAGCATGACGAACTTTCGGTGTTCCCGTTGATCTACTGGCCCATCGACGCGGCAGCACAGATGCCATCGGCCGCCGCCATGACCCACGTCGAGGCGTTCATGAAGGATGGTGGCACCGTCCTGTTCGACAGCCGCGACGACGCCGACTTCTCCGCCGCCTCGCCCAACACGGCACGCCTGCGCGACATGCTGGCGACGATCGATGTACCGCCGCTCGAGCCGGTGCCGTCTGACCACGTGCTCACCAAATCCTTCTATCTGCTCGGCGCCTTCGTCGGCCGAACCGAAGGATCGCCATTATGGGTTGAGGCGCCCGACAATGAGGGCAGCGAGGACACCGGAGAGGGGCGGCCAGTACGGGCCGCCGATGGCGTTTCTCCGCTTCTGATCACCGGCAACGATCTTGCCGGCGCCTGGGCGGCCGACGAGGGCGGCGCCTTCCTGCATCCACTGGTGCCCGGCTCGCCGCGCCAGCGCGAATTCGCCTTCCGGGCCGGTCTCAACATCGTCATGTACGTCCTGACCGGTAGCTACAAGGCCGATCAAGTGCACGTGCCCGCCCTCCTCGAACGGTTGGGGCAATGA
- a CDS encoding DUF58 domain-containing protein — protein MTGHDALTPEGVAAARGLAAALPDLLVEARRVAGTVAAGWHGRRRAGPGEDFWQFRPFLSGESMRGIDWRRSARDETLYVRERERENAHTVWLWVDLSASMDFRSELALTSKQNLALTFALALAELLSRAGERVGLVGDAEPTARRDGAEVIAMKLARLGAVDASQAPMAMRRRDDAVFISDFLGPQVDRDSLFAELATLESRVHLLEIADPVEETFPFAGRVDFIDPENGARLTAGRAEAWRETYLASRSGHREHLVSSCRAGWSHTLARTDRPATETLIALCGQLSAPEGGEA, from the coding sequence ATGACCGGGCACGACGCCCTGACGCCGGAAGGCGTCGCCGCCGCGCGTGGCTTGGCCGCCGCCTTGCCCGACCTTCTCGTCGAGGCGCGGCGGGTCGCCGGCACGGTGGCCGCTGGCTGGCATGGCCGCCGCCGGGCCGGTCCCGGCGAGGATTTCTGGCAGTTTCGTCCTTTTCTCTCCGGCGAATCGATGCGCGGCATCGACTGGCGGCGGTCGGCGCGCGACGAGACACTGTATGTACGCGAGCGGGAGCGCGAGAACGCGCATACCGTATGGCTATGGGTCGATCTCTCGGCATCGATGGATTTCCGCTCCGAACTCGCCCTGACGAGCAAGCAGAATCTGGCCCTCACCTTCGCCCTGGCCTTGGCCGAACTGCTGTCGCGCGCTGGCGAACGGGTCGGTCTCGTTGGTGATGCCGAGCCGACCGCCCGGCGCGACGGCGCCGAAGTCATCGCCATGAAGCTCGCCCGGCTCGGCGCCGTTGATGCGAGCCAGGCGCCGATGGCCATGCGTCGCCGCGACGACGCGGTGTTCATCTCCGATTTCCTCGGACCACAGGTGGACCGCGATTCGCTCTTTGCCGAGCTCGCCACGCTCGAAAGCCGCGTCCACCTCCTGGAGATTGCCGACCCGGTCGAGGAGACCTTCCCCTTCGCGGGCCGCGTCGATTTCATCGATCCCGAAAACGGTGCCCGCCTCACGGCCGGTCGGGCCGAGGCCTGGCGCGAGACCTATCTCGCCAGCCGGAGCGGCCACCGAGAGCATCTCGTTTCCTCCTGTCGAGCAGGTTGGAGCCATACGCTCGCCCGTACCGACCGGCCGGCGACCGAAACGCTGATTGCCCTCTGCGGCCAGCTCTCGGCGCCGGAAGGGGGGGAAGCATGA
- a CDS encoding AAA family ATPase has translation MKMATDAVAEADAAFARLSAVRAAIARVIFGQEAAVEAALVTLLSGGHGLIVGVPGLAKTKLVETLAIVLGLSERRIQFTPDLMPSDILGSEVLDQAADGSRSFRFIRGPVFAQLVMADEINRASPRTQSALLQAMQEHHVTVAGVRYDLPAPFHVLATQNPLEQEGTYPLPEAQLDRFLLEIDLDYPDRDTERRILIETTGRDEATAERLLADGELQNLQTLVRRMPVGDRIVEAILDLVRGARPGADLAPDAARDIAWGPGPRAAQSLMLAVRARALLTGRYAPSLDDVATLAVPVLKHRMALTFEARARRRAVAEVIGLILQKVI, from the coding sequence ATGAAGATGGCTACAGACGCCGTCGCCGAAGCGGACGCCGCCTTCGCGCGGCTCTCGGCCGTGCGCGCCGCCATCGCCCGCGTCATCTTTGGGCAGGAGGCGGCCGTCGAAGCGGCACTGGTGACCCTGCTCTCCGGCGGTCACGGCTTGATTGTCGGCGTGCCGGGCCTTGCCAAGACCAAACTGGTCGAGACACTCGCCATCGTGCTCGGCCTCAGCGAGCGGCGCATTCAGTTTACGCCCGATCTGATGCCCTCCGATATTCTCGGCTCGGAGGTGCTCGATCAGGCGGCCGACGGCAGTCGTTCCTTCCGGTTCATCCGCGGCCCGGTGTTCGCTCAGCTGGTCATGGCCGACGAGATCAACCGCGCCTCTCCACGCACCCAGTCGGCACTCCTGCAGGCCATGCAGGAACACCATGTCACGGTCGCCGGCGTCCGCTACGATCTTCCGGCCCCCTTCCACGTTCTCGCGACGCAGAACCCGCTTGAGCAAGAGGGCACCTACCCGTTGCCTGAAGCCCAGCTCGACCGTTTTCTGCTCGAGATCGACCTCGACTATCCCGACCGCGACACCGAGCGCCGTATCCTGATCGAGACCACCGGGCGTGACGAGGCGACGGCGGAGCGACTGCTTGCCGACGGCGAGCTTCAGAACTTGCAGACGCTGGTCCGCCGGATGCCGGTCGGCGATCGTATCGTCGAGGCAATCCTCGATCTCGTGCGCGGCGCCCGTCCTGGCGCCGATCTCGCTCCGGATGCCGCCCGCGATATCGCCTGGGGGCCGGGTCCGCGTGCCGCCCAGTCGCTGATGCTGGCCGTGCGCGCCCGCGCGCTATTGACCGGCCGCTACGCACCGTCGCTGGATGATGTGGCCACCCTTGCGGTGCCCGTGCTGAAACACCGCATGGCGCTGACCTTCGAAGCGCGTGCCCGTCGCCGCGCCGTTGCCGAGGTGATCGGTCTCATCCTGCAAAAGGTCATCTGA